The Streptococcus oralis Uo5 genome includes a window with the following:
- a CDS encoding epoxyqueuosine reductase QueH codes for MIDVEEILSKMNLNQKINYDRVMQKMVQVWEKNEQRPTILMHVCCAPCSTYTLEYLTKYADVTIYFANSNIHPKAEYHKRAYVTKKFVSDFNERTGNTVQYLEAPYEPNEYRKLVRGLEEEPEGGDRCKVCFDYRLDKTAQVAMDLGFDYFGSALTISPHKNSQTINSIGIDVQKIYTTHYLPSDFKKNQGYKRSVEMCEEYDIYRQCYCGCVYAAQAQNIDLVQVKKDATAFLLDKDVEKDYSHIKFTVTKLDI; via the coding sequence ATGATTGATGTAGAAGAAATTCTGAGCAAGATGAATCTCAATCAGAAGATTAATTATGACCGTGTCATGCAGAAAATGGTTCAGGTTTGGGAGAAAAATGAGCAACGTCCAACTATTCTCATGCATGTTTGCTGTGCTCCTTGTAGTACCTACACCCTAGAATACCTGACAAAATACGCTGATGTGACTATCTATTTTGCCAATTCCAATATTCATCCTAAGGCAGAATACCACAAGCGGGCTTACGTCACCAAGAAATTTGTCAGTGATTTCAATGAGCGAACAGGCAATACAGTCCAGTACCTAGAAGCTCCCTATGAACCCAATGAATACCGGAAGTTAGTCAGAGGACTGGAAGAAGAACCTGAAGGTGGTGACCGTTGCAAGGTTTGTTTTGACTACCGTCTGGATAAAACAGCACAGGTAGCTATGGACTTGGGCTTTGACTACTTTGGTTCAGCTTTGACCATCAGTCCCCATAAGAATTCTCAAACCATCAACAGCATCGGAATTGATGTGCAAAAGATTTACACAACCCACTATCTTCCAAGTGATTTCAAGAAAAATCAAGGCTACAAACGTTCAGTGGAGATGTGTGAGGAGTATGATATCTATCGTCAATGCTATTGTGGATGCGTCTATGCAGCTCAAGCCCAGAACATTGATCTTGTTCAGGTTAAGAAGGATGCCACGGCTTTCCTGTTAGATAAGGATGTTGAAAAAGATTATTCCCATATCAAGTTTACTGTCACTAAATTAGATATATAG
- a CDS encoding DUF402 domain-containing protein, with protein sequence MKLPKEGDFITIQSYKHDGSLHRTWRDTMVLKTTENAIIGVNDHTLVTESDGRRWVTREPAIVYFHKKYWFNIIAMIRDNGISYYCNMASPYYLDEEALKYIDYDLDVKVFTDGEKRLLDVEEYERHKRKMKYSDDLDYILKEHVKILVDWINNGRGPFSEAYVNIWYKRYIELKNR encoded by the coding sequence ATGAAACTTCCAAAAGAAGGCGACTTTATTACAATTCAAAGTTATAAGCATGATGGGAGTCTCCACCGTACTTGGCGGGACACCATGGTACTAAAAACAACAGAGAACGCTATTATCGGCGTCAACGACCACACACTTGTTACCGAAAGTGACGGTCGTCGTTGGGTGACTCGAGAACCGGCTATTGTTTACTTTCACAAAAAATATTGGTTTAATATCATTGCCATGATTCGTGATAATGGGATTTCCTACTATTGCAATATGGCAAGTCCTTACTATCTCGATGAAGAAGCCCTGAAATACATTGATTATGATTTGGATGTCAAGGTCTTCACTGATGGTGAAAAGCGTCTCTTGGACGTTGAAGAGTATGAGCGCCATAAACGCAAAATGAAATATTCTGATGATTTAGACTATATTTTGAAAGAGCATGTTAAAATCCTTGTTGATTGGATCAACAATGGACGCGGTCCTTTCTCAGAGGCCTATGTCAACATTTGGTACAAACGCTACATAGAACTAAAGAATCGGTAA
- the recX gene encoding recombination regulator RecX: MKITKLEKKKRLYLMELDDQQTSYITEDTIVRFMLSKDKVVSKEELIEIQGFAQFSYGKNLALYHLSFKARTEKEVREYLKKYDLDEKITSQVIANLKEDNWINDRQYAYSIINANQLSGDKGPYVLAQKLSQKGIAKATIEDVLKDFDFSEVAQRVAEKLLKKYNGKLPARALQDKIIQNLTNKGFSYADAKNAFDDLDSQVDQETTQELIFKELDKQYAKYARKYEGYELKQRLTQVLARKGYDFSDIASALREYL; the protein is encoded by the coding sequence ATGAAAATCACAAAACTTGAAAAGAAAAAACGACTCTACCTGATGGAACTTGATGATCAGCAAACCTCTTATATCACGGAGGATACCATTGTCCGTTTTATGTTGTCTAAAGATAAGGTGGTTAGCAAGGAAGAATTAATCGAGATACAGGGCTTTGCTCAGTTTTCTTATGGTAAAAACCTCGCCCTCTACCATCTATCATTTAAAGCTCGAACCGAAAAGGAAGTTCGTGAGTATCTGAAAAAGTATGATCTTGATGAAAAAATCACAAGTCAAGTTATCGCCAATCTTAAAGAAGATAACTGGATTAATGATCGTCAGTATGCCTATTCTATCATCAATGCAAATCAACTTTCTGGAGATAAGGGACCCTATGTGCTAGCTCAAAAACTATCTCAAAAAGGGATTGCCAAAGCAACTATTGAAGATGTTTTAAAGGATTTTGATTTTTCAGAGGTTGCTCAACGTGTAGCGGAGAAACTTCTTAAAAAATACAATGGAAAGCTTCCTGCTCGTGCCTTGCAGGATAAGATTATTCAAAACTTGACTAACAAGGGATTCTCCTATGCTGATGCTAAAAATGCCTTTGATGACTTGGACAGTCAAGTCGACCAAGAAACGACTCAAGAACTCATTTTTAAAGAGCTAGACAAACAATATGCTAAGTATGCTCGAAAGTATGAAGGATACGAACTAAAGCAACGTTTAACTCAAGTATTAGCTAGAAAAGGCTATGATTTTTCGGATATAGCCAGCGCTCTCAGAGAATATCTTTAA
- the rlmD gene encoding 23S rRNA (uracil(1939)-C(5))-methyltransferase RlmD, protein MNLKVKQKIPLKIKRMGINGEGIGFYQKTLVFVPGALKGEDIYCQITSIKRNFVEAKLLKVNKKSKFRVVPACTIYNECGGCQIMHLHYDKQLEFKTDLLHQALKKFAPTGYENYEIRPTIGMQEPKYYRAKLQFQTRKFNNQVKVGLYAQNSHYLVELKDCLVQDKETQVIANRLAELLTYHQIPITDERKTLGVRTIMVRRARKTGQVQIIVVTNRQLNLNQLVKDLVNDFPEVVTVAVNTNIAKTSEIYGEKTEIIWGQESIQEGVLDYEFSLSPRAFYQLNPEQTEILYSEAVKALDVSKEDHLIDAYCGVGTIGFAFATKVKSLRGMDIIPEAIEDAKRNAKKMGFDNTHYEAGTAEEIIPRWYQEGYRANALIVDPPRTGLDGKLLDTILTYVPEKMVYVSCNVSTLARDLVKLVKVYDLQYIQSVDMFPHTARTEAVVKLVKKRKN, encoded by the coding sequence ATGAATCTGAAAGTCAAACAAAAAATACCTTTAAAAATCAAGCGTATGGGCATCAATGGTGAGGGAATCGGTTTCTACCAGAAAACCCTCGTTTTTGTACCTGGCGCCCTCAAAGGAGAAGATATCTATTGTCAGATTACTTCTATTAAACGTAACTTTGTTGAAGCCAAATTGCTAAAGGTTAATAAGAAGTCTAAATTTCGGGTCGTGCCAGCTTGCACGATTTATAATGAATGTGGTGGTTGTCAAATCATGCACCTTCACTATGATAAACAGTTAGAGTTCAAAACGGATTTGCTCCACCAAGCCTTGAAAAAATTTGCTCCTACAGGATATGAAAACTATGAAATTCGTCCAACTATCGGAATGCAGGAACCAAAGTACTACCGTGCTAAGTTGCAATTTCAGACTCGAAAATTCAACAATCAGGTTAAGGTAGGATTGTATGCTCAAAACTCTCATTATCTCGTAGAGCTGAAAGACTGTTTGGTGCAAGATAAGGAAACCCAAGTGATTGCGAATCGCCTTGCTGAACTTCTTACTTACCACCAAATTCCAATTACAGATGAGAGAAAAACGCTCGGTGTTCGCACCATCATGGTACGTCGAGCAAGAAAAACGGGGCAAGTTCAGATTATTGTTGTCACGAATCGCCAGCTTAATTTGAATCAACTAGTTAAAGACCTAGTCAATGATTTTCCAGAAGTTGTCACGGTTGCTGTCAATACAAATATAGCAAAAACAAGTGAAATCTATGGTGAAAAGACAGAAATCATCTGGGGCCAAGAGAGTATTCAAGAAGGAGTACTCGACTATGAGTTTTCTCTCTCGCCCCGAGCTTTTTATCAGCTTAATCCTGAGCAGACAGAAATTCTCTATAGTGAAGCAGTTAAGGCCCTGGATGTCAGTAAAGAAGACCATCTGATTGATGCCTATTGTGGTGTTGGGACGATCGGATTTGCCTTCGCAACTAAGGTCAAGAGTCTCAGAGGGATGGACATTATCCCAGAAGCCATAGAAGATGCCAAGCGAAATGCTAAAAAAATGGGGTTTGACAATACCCATTACGAAGCGGGAACAGCTGAAGAAATTATTCCACGCTGGTATCAAGAAGGCTACCGAGCAAATGCCCTGATAGTCGATCCTCCTCGTACAGGGTTAGATGGTAAGCTACTGGATACCATACTGACCTATGTTCCAGAAAAAATGGTTTATGTTTCTTGCAATGTTTCGACCTTGGCTCGAGATTTAGTTAAACTAGTAAAAGTCTATGATCTCCAGTATATCCAGTCGGTCGATATGTTTCCCCACACTGCACGAACAGAAGCAGTGGTTAAGTTAGTGAAGAAAAGAAAAAATTAA